In Methanocella paludicola SANAE, the sequence GTCATATACAAAACTTCCCTGCTGGAGGCGGCGACGCCGGTCGCCGTGACCAACTCGGTACTGGCCTCACAGTTCAAGATGAGGGAGGAATTCGCCTCGCACGCGGTAATCATATCGACCGCTCTTTTTGCGATATCATTGGCCATCATATTAACTTTTATATGAAAATATTTGACTTTATTCGCTTTTTTTGCAAATGATTATATAGCAATCACGCATATATGGCGTGGGAGGTCATAATTATGGCAGAACCATCCGCAGCAGCGGTTAGATCAGATGACGAAAAGTTAAAGGGCGCAATCGCCTACGTGCTTGGATTCCTGACCGGCATCATCGTCCTGTTAATAGGCGGCGACAGCAAGTTCTTGAAGTTCCATGCATGGCAGTCAATTATAGGAAGTATTGTAATTGGTATTGTAGTCTTTATTATATCAATGATCATCAGTCTCGTCACCCTGGGTATTGGCGCGCTCTGCACGCCTTTCTTAGGCCTGGCTGTCTGGATATACTTCCTGTATGGTGCTTACATGGTCTATTCCGGTAAGGACTTCAGGATGCCCTATCTGGCCGATTTCGTTGAGAAATCCTTCGTCAAGTAAGCCAGTAAAATTTAACTTTTTTTATAATTTCTTTATCTTTCCTGAGTGAGCTGTTAGCATATATGGACATTAATGCTGAAGCATTTTTCATGCTAAAGGATTTATCCGGGCACGCGTAATAGTAAGCCTGAATTCTTATGCGCTGTGAAAAAGTCCTGGGTATCGAGGGCACTGCATGGAGCCTGTCGGCTGCCATCGTGGGCTGGGACAAAGTGTACGCGGAGGCATCTAACCCGTATATACCGGAGACTGGAGGCATTCACCCCATGGTGGCTGCCCAGCATCATGCCACCCATATCGGAGAGGTCATACGGAAGGTCATCGAATCGGGCGAGGAGTTCGACGGCGTTGCCTTTTCTCAGGGTCCGGGATTAGGCCCGTGCTTGCGCACTGTTGCGACTGCAGCCCGGGCGTTGTCCCTCGCGTATGATGTGCCTCTGATCGGCGTGAACCACTGCGTTGCCCATATCGAGGTCGGGC encodes:
- a CDS encoding DUF4870 domain-containing protein; amino-acid sequence: MAEPSAAAVRSDDEKLKGAIAYVLGFLTGIIVLLIGGDSKFLKFHAWQSIIGSIVIGIVVFIISMIISLVTLGIGALCTPFLGLAVWIYFLYGAYMVYSGKDFRMPYLADFVEKSFVK